A stretch of DNA from Leptolyngbya subtilissima AS-A7:
TGCGTCTGTACCTGCGCCAGGAGGTGCGCGACATTTTGCGCCAGGTGGGGGCTTCCTGCGTCTTCGTCACCCACGATCAGGAAGAAGCCCTGGCCCTGGCCGATCGCGTGGCCGTCATGCACCAGGGTCAGCTAGAGCAAATTGATACACCAGAGGCCGTCTACGGGCAGCCCGCCTCGCGTTTTGTCGCCGAATTTGTCACCCAGGCCAACTTTTTGCCCGCCCAACCCAGCCCCCAGGGTTGGCAAACCGAGGTGGGCTGCTTTGGGGTCACCGGTGCTGAGACCGCCCAGGCTGACCTGATGGTGCGTCAAGAAGATATGGCTCTGGTGGAGGATGCTGGAGGCGCTGTGGTAGTGCGCGATCGCCAGTTTTTAGGCCGAGAGTATAAGTACTGTCTGCAAACCCCCTCGGGGCAGTTGCTCTACGCTCGACTGCCCATGACTAGCGCTATCGAGGTGGGCAGCCGGGTTCAAATCACGGTGCCATCTCAGCGGTTGCGCCTATACACTCCTCAAGCTAATGGAACGCACAGCCCGCTTTCGGCTCCTTCTCTGCGGTAGCGATCGCCCCTATACCGCCCAGCACCAGCGTTTTGCAGTATGGTTACGCTTAGATTCTGCAAGTGGTTTCGTGCTGCTTTAGCCCCCTGTTTTATCGTTTCAGGTGATTCCATGAATTGGGTTTTTCAACGCGTTTGCCTATCGCTGACCCCACTGGCGCTGCTGAGCGCTACCCCTACTCTGGCCGCTGCCCCAGCCCTGCCCGGAGCCACCAACTCACTCGTCCCAGAAACCTGGCTAGCCCAAGCGGACACCATCGAAACGGTGCTGCTGTTCGAGACTGAATCTAGAGTGGTGCGCGTCTACCGCAGCGGCACGGGCCTATTCATGAATCTCTATAACAAGGCCACTGATGCGGTAGAACTGCGGGCTGCCCCTACTCAACTCGTGCCTAGCACCCGCGACCAGACGGTTTACAGAGCCGGCGGCGAGGCCCAGCGGTTTGCCCGCATCAATGTGGTAGGCGAAACCGAGCTAGAAATTCTTGCGGCCAACGGTAGCGTTGTGCTCCAAGAGCCCGGCTTTAACCCGGTGGTCAGGGTACCTCTAGGTGCCACCAATTTTCGCGGCAATAACTTTGCCCCCGGCACTCCGGCGCTTGTCCTGTCTGCTGAAGCCGCTCGGCTGCGATCGGCACCGCGTCTAGGTAGCACCATCCTGAGCACAGCGCCCCGTCGCGCCGTAGTAGATGTGCTCGATCGCGGGGGCAACCCAGAGGACGGCTTTATCTGGTATCAGGTCAACTACGAAGGTACCACCGGCTGGGTGCGAGGCGACCTGTTGCAGCCATCCTAGGACGGTCACTCAACCGATTCAGAAATTAAGTCTAGGGTCATGCCCTCGCGAGCCAAACTGGCTTGGGCAAAACTGGCCTGCACCTGACGCTCCAGCTGATCGAGCTGATCGTCGGTGTGGCACGGGTTATGGTGAAACAGCACCAAGCGCTTGACCTGGCTTGCCTGGGCTACCTCAATACCTAGATGCCAGGGGACTAAGCCGGCACTGTTGGGCTCTGAGTAGGCCGCGTCGGCGTAGGTGCCATCAAAAATTAAGACGTCGGCTCCGCTAGCCAACATCAGCAGATTGGGGTCAACGCTCGTTTGGGTAGGGTCGGTATCAGTGGCGTAGACCAGCACGCGATCGCCCCAGCTGACCCGGTAGCCCAAGGCGCTGGTGTGACGGTTCAGGCTCCAAGGTTCTACCAAGACATCGCCCAGGGCGATCGCGTCTCCCGCTGCAATGTTGTGAAAGGTCATGGCGGCGGCCATGGTTTGCAGTGGCTTAAAAAAGTTGGGCCGCAGCATTTGATCCATGAGGCTTTGCTTGATGGACGCCCCGTTGAGGGCCTGGGCACCGTAGATATCGAGCTGAGTCGCCGGGGCAAAAGCTGGGGCAAAGAAAGGAAACCCCTGAATGCGGTCCCAGTGAGTGTGGGTAAAAAAGATGTGGGCGGCCACAGGCTGCTCCTGGGCCATGAGGTGGCGACCCAGCACCCGCAGGCCGGTGCCACCGTCAAAAATCAGCTGTTGGCCACCCACCTGCACTTCAACACAGGATGTGTTGCCGCCGTAGCGCACCGTGTCGGCCCCCGGTGCAGGAATATTGCCGCGCACTCCCCAAAAAGTCAGCCTAAAGGCTTGCGCTGGGGCAGCGGTTCCAGGCTGGGTCAGGTTCCCAGGCTGAGCAGTGAATAGGGCGTCGGAAGGGCTAGCGATGTTGGCCATGCAAATTCAACGTTTCACCAAGTTTAGACGGCGATGCCTTGCTGTGCACCTCGACAGCCAAACTTAGACGGTGGTTTATTGTCACACCTGTAGAGGATCCATTATGAGAACTTCAACAAGTCTACTCTCCAGTTCAAATTTAGTATTTCCCAGCAGATTTCTTTGACGGACTATTCTCAGCCAACGTTTCAGCCATTCGACCGATCTTGGTTCCTGCTTAGAGGTGCTTTATCCACTCGCTGCACACTACGGCATCAAATCGGGAGGATCGGGTAAGTCGTCGTTACTGGAGTCACCATCGCAAACGTGGTACGCGGTGCGCAACCGTTCTAGGGCACGCTGCCCGCGCTTGCGCAGGGTCGCTAGGGATACCCACTCTTCGCCTGCTGCCACTAGCTTGGTTTGCACCTGAGGCCAGGTTAAGCCTTCAACCACCTTCCACTGAATCAAGTTGCGATCGCTTGGCGACAGAGCAGCGAGGGCTTGCAGCACCGAGGCAATAGCGTGGGTAATCATCTCGTCATTAACGGCTGCCGGCCCGCTGCCAGCAGCCTCTTGCTCCATCAGTTCATCAAACGCCACCGCTAGGTAACGCTGGCGATCGCGCTTGCACTCGCGAATAATGTTGTAGGCCGTGCGCCGCATCCACGCCTTGGGCTGGCGAATGTGCTCCTGGTTTTGCTGAGTGTATCGAACGCCGCGCAGATAAGCTTCGACGAAAATGTCGATTTCGGTGATGTGAGCTTGCAGCCCAAACTGCTGAATGGTGCGCTTGATAAAGGCTAGTAGCGATCGAGCATGGGGGTTGTTGGGTTTGAGCAGAAGCTGTACATCATGGTTGAACTGCTGCGTTTCTGACGGAGGGTGAGACGGCATGACTCTGGGTAGATGACCAGCGGTTAAGTTCTAATGTAGCGGCATCAAGTTTTCAAGTTTTCATGAAGCGTGAAGTTTCCGGACAGAGATTCGTGGTTCTCCCAAGACGACTGTGTGACTCTGGTTACAAAGCCGCTCGCCAACCCATCCAATTAGCCGTTCAAATCTGTCTGCCCGAGCCCTTCCAAGCCCGTTTTTCTAGCGGTATAAAATCGCCAACAAGTCTTTGCCACGAATAGTAAATTTACTAGCCCACCACCCATTGTCATGTCCTGATGACATGGATGCCGCGTAGTTTACAAAGGCGCTCTCCGGCGGCTAAAACCATAAGTCCTGAAGGTAGCTGGAATGCGATCGGCGGCAGGCACTACTTAAGATTTAACCGCCCGAGCCATGGTGCCGTAAGCTTCGGCATCGGTCAACGATTGCGGCCTTTATGTTCCACGGCCATTCTTTCAAAACGTCCGCTCAGATATAGTCCTGTACAGTGAGGCAGACTCAGGGCAGAGCGGACCACCCTCTGCGACAATGGGCAGTACTTCTGTCATTGCGATCTGGCTGCCCCATGGCTCAAACCATCACCCTGCACGAATCTCACCTGCAAACCCTCGACCTAACCCCGGCCCAAGAGGTGATCGAGCCGCTGCTGGCAGCGGGCAAGGTGCTCGACAGCGAGCTTGGACTGCGGTTCGTCGTCGATATCAGCCGTGACCCCAGCGACCCCCGCGAGCTGTCAGAGCTGCCGGAAGTTAGGCTGTGGTTTATTCGACTGGACACCCATTACCCCTGGTTGCCCCTGGTTTTGGATTGGGAAGCAGGCGAGCTAGGGCGTTATGCCGCGATGCTAGTGCCTCACCAGTTCAGCCCTACCGAGGGCATTCGCTACAACCCAGAGGGGCTAGAAATTTTTATGATGTCGAAAATTTTTGTCATCGCTGCCTGGCTCAAAGGGCAGGGCATTACCCAGTACACCCGGCTGAAATTTATGACTCAGATGCTGGGCTATGAAATTGATGACGGGTTGTTTGAGCTGTTGGCCTAAGGGAGAGCGGGGAAAGGTTCTGGGTTCGAGATTTAGGCCTGAGGTGCAGTCCTACACCTGCACCTCAGGCCTTACAACCCTGACTTACACCAAGATCTCTGTGGGAGCCGATCGCTTGGTTTCGTAGTAGCGGCAGGCAAAGTAGCCGACGCTGTAGATCAGCGATGCGTCGGTGGCAATACCCAGCACAGCACCCAGACCCGGAATCAGCTCCACAACGCTCAGCCCCGATTTAACCATGCCACCAGTGGTCGATGACAGCAGCCAGATCGCTAGCACTTCGCCACGGCGATCGTTGTCGGTGGGCGAATAGCCGTAGATGGTGGCGATGCGGTAGATCATGTTGGCTTGAAGGGCCGCGACCGCACCAATATCAACCAGGGTGAGGGCAAAGGCCACAGGGGGCACAAAGTTGGTAGCCAAGCCGACGCTAGCGGCTTTGAGGGCGGTTTCGGCCATCACCCGCTGGGCTAGGGTGCGTTTGCTCTCTTGAGGGTACTGCTGACGGAGTTCATCCACCTGCGATCGCACCTCTACCACATTCACCTGACCCAGCGCCGCCAGCAGCACTCTCATGCCGGGTATCGCCGTGGCGTACTGAATGAAGGGCAAACCGACAATCGGGCCGACCACGCTGCCTACGGTAGCCGTCACCGGTTCTAAAAAAGGCTGAAGCCTCGACAACAGAACATTGCCCGTGTTGGCAGTCATGTCATCCAGCACAGTGACGACGGCCTGCATCACCTGGGTTACAGCCTGAAAGGTGTCGCGAGCCTGGTCATTCGGATTGCCGCTGGGGGATGGAGTCGTCACGAAAGGTCGCCTCTGGATCGCGTAGCGTTATATCAATTTGATAGCTGATTCTATAGAGGCGCTGCATCCGTCCTAAGCAAGGTCAAAAGGGCGTAATCAAAAGCTCGCCGATTTTGCCTCGACGCCCGGCCCGGGAGTTGATCGCCCGCGCCGCTAGAATTGGGTGCATCGTCAACCCCTGGTAAAGCTCGCGGATGAACTCGCAGTCGGAGTTGGACAGCATCACCCGTTGCCCCTGACTCGCTAAGGTGCGAAACACCGTCGCCAAGCGCTCTTGGTCGGCTCCGGTAAAGCCGTAGCGACTGTAGCCCGTAAAGCTGCTGGTAGAGCTGAGGGGATGGTAGGGCGGATCAAAGTAGACAAAGTCGCTAGAGGAGAGCGATCGCTCCATCAGCTTTTCGAACGAAAACGTCTTAATCTCGGCGGTTTGCAGCGCTGCCGAGGCCGCCCGCAGTAGCGATGGATCGCAGATGGTGGGGTTTTTGTAGTTTCCCACCGGCACGTTGAAATGCCCCTGGGAATTTTCGCGGTAGAGGCCGTTGTAGCAGGTTTTGTTGAGGTAGATCAGGCGGGCGGCGCGCTCTACGGGCGATCGCAAATTTTGCCGCTGGCGCACCTGGTAGTAGTAGTCCGGGTTGTGGCGGCGCTGGTGATCCCACAGATGACGAATCAGCGTTTCGACCCGGTCGCGCACGCAGCAGTAAACGTTGACCAGCTCGGGGTTGATATCCCACAGCACCGCCCGCCTCGCCCGCCCCACCAGGTGAAAGAACATCGCCCCGCCGCCCAAAAACGGCTCGTAATAGGTGTCAATGGCCGTGGGCAAAAACGGCTCGTACTGACTGAGCAAACGACCTTTGCCGCCAGCCCATTTGAGAAAAGGACGCGGGTGTAAGGTCGGAGGTGCAGAGAGGGCAACTGTCACAGAACTGCCTGAGATCAAATGTACTTGTTTAAAGAATGCCCCAACTATAGCAAAGCTCAGCCGGAGCAACACTCTTTTGTCGTGGGTTAGGATGTAAAACGAGTTAAATTCAGAGTCAGTGCGCTGGGCTTTGCGCGCATTGGCCCCTAAAGCCCTTACTCTGCCGCTATGAAAGATTTTTTTGACAACATCTCTCGCTATCCGCGCTACTTTATTTCCTTCACCCTGGGCGTATTTTTTAATGCCGCCCAGCCACTAGTGCCGCTGCTGAAGCAACCCCCTACGGCGATCGCGCTGATCGGTGCCGTAGTGGCCGGCTTCTTGTTTCTCACCTTTACCCTGCGGGCAATGCTGGGCCTAGGTTAATGCCTTTACCAGGAGTACAGACCGATGCCAAATAATCGTCGCGTTGAGCGGGTAGCTTCTCTAATCAAACGAGAAATTAGCCAGATGATGATGCTCGATATCAAAGATGACCGTGTGGGGGCTGGCATGGTCAGCGTTACCGATGTCGATGTGTCGGGCGATCTACAACACGCCAAGGTGTTTGTCAGCATCTATGGCACCCCCGAGGCCAAAGCCGAAACTATGGAGGGCCTCCACGCCGCCACCGGTTTTGTGCGCAGCGAACTGGGCCAGCGACTGCGGCTGCGACGCACCCCCGAAATCATCTTCAAAGAAGACGTGGGCATGGAGCGCGGCACCAATGTGCTGAACTTAATCAACCAGCTCAGCCAAGAGCGGGCCGCAAAGGGCCTGACCGACGAGTTTTTTGAGGACGACGCGGGTACCTCCGCGGCCGCTACACCCGATGAATCCAACCTCGGAGATGAGGAAGAGTGAACTGGGCGACAGTCAACGACTGGCCCTCTGGTGTAAACACCTCGGCCCGGCTGCCCGCCCCTGAAAGTTTATCCCTAGCCAAACAAGTGGCCCAAATGGTGGTGGTGCGTGCCTCGGGTCACTTGTTTGACCACGAAATTCGCTACCCCGATTGGGAAGCTGACAGCGCCACCCTCACCCACTACGTCGAAGAACTGGGCGTGGGCGGAGTAATTTTGCTGGGGGGCAGCGCCGCCGAAGTGGGGCTCAAAACCCAAGCCCTTCAGACCCAAGCCAGGATTCCGCTGCTGATTGCCGCCGATGTGGAAGAGGGGGTCGGTCAGCGATTTAGCGGTGCCACCTGGTTTCCGCCGCCGATGGCGTTGTCGGCGGTGGCCGATCGCAACCCTGCCGCTGCCCTGGCCTACGCCGAGGCCTTTGGGGCCGCCACCGCCGCCGAAGCGCTAGCAATTGGCCTCAACTGGGTGCTGGCTCCGGTAGTGGATGTCAACAACAATCCCGCCAACCCCGTCATTAACGTGCGGGCCTTCGGCGATGGGCTAGAGCGAGTTAGCGCTCTGACCCAGGCCTTTATTCGCGGAGCACAGACCCAGCCGGTGCTCACCGCCGCCAAGCATTTCCCCGGTCACGGCGACACCACCACCGACTCCCACCTCGATCTGCCAGTGCTGCCCCACAGCCGCGATCGCCTCAGCAATCTGGAGCTGGCACCCTTTCGAAATGCGATCGCCGCTGGGGTAGACAGCATCATGACGGCTCATCTCCAAATTCCGGCGCTGGATGCCCGCCTGCCCGCCACCCTTTCACCCGTTACCCTCACCGGGCTGCTGCGCCAGGATCTGGGCTTTGACGGGCTAATTGTGACCGATGCTCTGATTATGGGCGCGATCGCCAACACCTATGGCCCCTACGAAGCGGCAGTGCTGGCAGTGGAAGCCGGCGCCGACGTGCTGCTCATGCCCGGCGATCCTGAAGGGGTAATTGCTGCGGTAGTAGAAGCCGTGAATCTGGGGCGCATCGACCCAACGCGCATCACGGCCAGCGTGGAACGCCTCTGGCGGGCCAAACAAAAAGCGGCCCCTGCCCTGCTGCCTGACGGGGCTGGTCACGCCTGGGAGCACCTGCCGCCACCACCGGTGAATTTGGCAGCCGTGGCCCAACCCGCGACCCGTCAGCTCGCCGCCGACATACTTGTCGCATCAATGACGGTACAAGGCCAGATCGCCCCCTGCACCGCCGC
This window harbors:
- a CDS encoding ABC transporter ATP-binding protein, producing the protein MTLPPILRLDTITKRYSPQLPPAVDQVSLSLGQGEILGLLGPSGCGKTTLLRLIAGFEKPDGGILYLGSQPVGGTTWLPPERRDVGIVFQDYALFPHLTVEQNVAFGLQRRDRKGRQATSDLRQRTAEAIALVGLEILTHRFPHELSGGQQQRVALARALAPRPAIILLDEPFSNLDVQVRLYLRQEVRDILRQVGASCVFVTHDQEEALALADRVAVMHQGQLEQIDTPEAVYGQPASRFVAEFVTQANFLPAQPSPQGWQTEVGCFGVTGAETAQADLMVRQEDMALVEDAGGAVVVRDRQFLGREYKYCLQTPSGQLLYARLPMTSAIEVGSRVQITVPSQRLRLYTPQANGTHSPLSAPSLR
- a CDS encoding SH3 domain-containing protein; amino-acid sequence: MNWVFQRVCLSLTPLALLSATPTLAAAPALPGATNSLVPETWLAQADTIETVLLFETESRVVRVYRSGTGLFMNLYNKATDAVELRAAPTQLVPSTRDQTVYRAGGEAQRFARINVVGETELEILAANGSVVLQEPGFNPVVRVPLGATNFRGNNFAPGTPALVLSAEAARLRSAPRLGSTILSTAPRRAVVDVLDRGGNPEDGFIWYQVNYEGTTGWVRGDLLQPS
- a CDS encoding MBL fold metallo-hydrolase, with translation MANIASPSDALFTAQPGNLTQPGTAAPAQAFRLTFWGVRGNIPAPGADTVRYGGNTSCVEVQVGGQQLIFDGGTGLRVLGRHLMAQEQPVAAHIFFTHTHWDRIQGFPFFAPAFAPATQLDIYGAQALNGASIKQSLMDQMLRPNFFKPLQTMAAAMTFHNIAAGDAIALGDVLVEPWSLNRHTSALGYRVSWGDRVLVYATDTDPTQTSVDPNLLMLASGADVLIFDGTYADAAYSEPNSAGLVPWHLGIEVAQASQVKRLVLFHHNPCHTDDQLDQLERQVQASFAQASLAREGMTLDLISESVE
- a CDS encoding RNA polymerase sigma factor, with translation MPSHPPSETQQFNHDVQLLLKPNNPHARSLLAFIKRTIQQFGLQAHITEIDIFVEAYLRGVRYTQQNQEHIRQPKAWMRRTAYNIIRECKRDRQRYLAVAFDELMEQEAAGSGPAAVNDEMITHAIASVLQALAALSPSDRNLIQWKVVEGLTWPQVQTKLVAAGEEWVSLATLRKRGQRALERLRTAYHVCDGDSSNDDLPDPPDLMP
- a CDS encoding CRR6 family NdhI maturation factor, which encodes MAQTITLHESHLQTLDLTPAQEVIEPLLAAGKVLDSELGLRFVVDISRDPSDPRELSELPEVRLWFIRLDTHYPWLPLVLDWEAGELGRYAAMLVPHQFSPTEGIRYNPEGLEIFMMSKIFVIAAWLKGQGITQYTRLKFMTQMLGYEIDDGLFELLA
- a CDS encoding EcsC family protein; the protein is MTTPSPSGNPNDQARDTFQAVTQVMQAVVTVLDDMTANTGNVLLSRLQPFLEPVTATVGSVVGPIVGLPFIQYATAIPGMRVLLAALGQVNVVEVRSQVDELRQQYPQESKRTLAQRVMAETALKAASVGLATNFVPPVAFALTLVDIGAVAALQANMIYRIATIYGYSPTDNDRRGEVLAIWLLSSTTGGMVKSGLSVVELIPGLGAVLGIATDASLIYSVGYFACRYYETKRSAPTEILV
- a CDS encoding DNA adenine methylase; translated protein: MTVALSAPPTLHPRPFLKWAGGKGRLLSQYEPFLPTAIDTYYEPFLGGGAMFFHLVGRARRAVLWDINPELVNVYCCVRDRVETLIRHLWDHQRRHNPDYYYQVRQRQNLRSPVERAARLIYLNKTCYNGLYRENSQGHFNVPVGNYKNPTICDPSLLRAASAALQTAEIKTFSFEKLMERSLSSSDFVYFDPPYHPLSSTSSFTGYSRYGFTGADQERLATVFRTLASQGQRVMLSNSDCEFIRELYQGLTMHPILAARAINSRAGRRGKIGELLITPF
- a CDS encoding DUF751 family protein, encoding MKDFFDNISRYPRYFISFTLGVFFNAAQPLVPLLKQPPTAIALIGAVVAGFLFLTFTLRAMLGLG
- the rbfA gene encoding 30S ribosome-binding factor RbfA; translated protein: MPNNRRVERVASLIKREISQMMMLDIKDDRVGAGMVSVTDVDVSGDLQHAKVFVSIYGTPEAKAETMEGLHAATGFVRSELGQRLRLRRTPEIIFKEDVGMERGTNVLNLINQLSQERAAKGLTDEFFEDDAGTSAAATPDESNLGDEEE
- a CDS encoding glycoside hydrolase family 3 N-terminal domain-containing protein gives rise to the protein MNWATVNDWPSGVNTSARLPAPESLSLAKQVAQMVVVRASGHLFDHEIRYPDWEADSATLTHYVEELGVGGVILLGGSAAEVGLKTQALQTQARIPLLIAADVEEGVGQRFSGATWFPPPMALSAVADRNPAAALAYAEAFGAATAAEALAIGLNWVLAPVVDVNNNPANPVINVRAFGDGLERVSALTQAFIRGAQTQPVLTAAKHFPGHGDTTTDSHLDLPVLPHSRDRLSNLELAPFRNAIAAGVDSIMTAHLQIPALDARLPATLSPVTLTGLLRQDLGFDGLIVTDALIMGAIANTYGPYEAAVLAVEAGADVLLMPGDPEGVIAAVVEAVNLGRIDPTRITASVERLWRAKQKAAPALLPDGAGHAWEHLPPPPVNLAAVAQPATRQLAADILVASMTVQGQIAPCTAADPGHNIVIVDDAIGCRFLERTAAVLTWPQRHHYHLKLVDTQGCQHWPQHEEKSAELDLRPSLVQIFVRGNPFRGSAQLLQLATTWLETLRSAQLLRGIVIYGSPYALEQLRPYLDQVPHGFTYGQMPLAQSLILPALLPEPSATSASREFTD